Below is a genomic region from Methanococcus vannielii SB.
CAAAATGGATAAATATTCTGAACTTTTACAAAAATCGATTAAATCAATTATTGAAGTAAAAGAAGAAAGCGATATAAACAGTCTTTTTAGGTCAGGGGGTACCTCAATAGGTAGTGATTCAATAAAAGGACTAAATGATTTTGAACTGATATGCTTTTTGGTGATAAAATGATACATTTCCCAAAAAGCACCGAAGTTTTAAAAAAAATTCCAAAAAATAAATTTTATAATATTGAAAATTGTGAATTGGATAGAAAAACAGTGCAAAAATTTACTGATTACATCGATTCAATTTACATAACAAACAAAATTTCAAAACATACGATAAATATAAATCCAACTAAAAATTTTGAAGAATTACTTGTTTTTCAAGTGAATTTAAAGGATAAAAAATATTTTGAAAAAATTGAAGAATTACTCGAAATTATAGATAAATTTATCCCTTATCCGATACTTTTTCAAATAATACATAATGATTACAAAATTTATAAAATTGCGCACAAAACAAAGAATAAAATCGATTCAAATAAATGTATTGTTGATATTTATTTAACAAAAGAAAATTTTGACACAGAAAACTCAAATATGCTCTTTAATTCAAATAACCTAGATATATTTTATGAAAGGC
It encodes:
- a CDS encoding DUF4391 domain-containing protein produces the protein MIHFPKSTEVLKKIPKNKFYNIENCELDRKTVQKFTDYIDSIYITNKISKHTININPTKNFEELLVFQVNLKDKKYFEKIEELLEIIDKFIPYPILFQIIHNDYKIYKIAHKTKNKIDSNKCIVDIYLTKENFDTENSNMLFNSNNLDIFYERLLKLFLDDFKIPNTFEDNDDHPEERSFEIEKSIENYKKFRERYKELEILEKKVLKEKQPDKQFKIYNEIKRIKKELEK